The following are encoded together in the Gordonia insulae genome:
- the rpe gene encoding ribulose-phosphate 3-epimerase — protein sequence MCDTGRPMIAPSILSADFANLGAEARAVAGPGADRADWLHVDVMDAHFVPNLTLGLPVVESLLKATDIPLDCHLMIEDPGRWAPPYAEAGAHNVTFHAEATDDPIAVARDIRAAGAKAGLSIKPGTPLEPYIEILRDFDTLLIMSVEPGFGGQKFIPEVLAKARAIRRVIDSEDLRLLVEIDGGINADTIEQAAEAGIDCFVAGSAVYGADDPGAAVAALRDQAAAARATAG from the coding sequence ATGTGTGACACCGGCCGACCGATGATCGCCCCGTCCATCCTCTCCGCGGATTTCGCGAATCTGGGCGCCGAGGCCCGCGCGGTGGCCGGGCCCGGCGCCGATCGTGCCGACTGGCTGCACGTGGACGTGATGGATGCACACTTCGTCCCGAACCTGACGCTCGGCCTGCCGGTGGTGGAGAGCCTGCTCAAGGCGACGGACATCCCGCTGGACTGTCACCTGATGATCGAGGATCCGGGTCGCTGGGCGCCGCCCTACGCGGAGGCGGGCGCCCACAACGTCACCTTCCACGCGGAGGCGACCGACGACCCGATCGCGGTGGCGCGGGACATCCGCGCGGCCGGCGCCAAGGCCGGGTTGAGCATCAAACCGGGCACCCCGCTGGAGCCCTACATCGAGATCCTGCGCGATTTCGACACCCTGCTGATCATGAGTGTCGAGCCCGGCTTCGGCGGTCAGAAGTTCATCCCCGAGGTGCTGGCCAAGGCGCGCGCGATCCGCAGGGTGATCGACTCCGAGGACCTTCGCCTGCTGGTGGAGATCGACGGTGGCATCAACGCCGACACGATCGAACAGGCCGCCGAGGCGGGCATCGACTGCTTCGTCGCGGGATCTGCTGTCTACGGAGCCGACGATCCGGGTGCGGCGGTCGCCGCCCTGCGCGACCAGGCCGCGGCGGCTCGCGCCACCGCGGGCTGA
- a CDS encoding bifunctional 3,4-dihydroxy-2-butanone-4-phosphate synthase/GTP cyclohydrolase II: MTSGMTVGGGAVTGGEVTDSAEHVAHQGVRFDSVERAIADIAAGKAVVVVDDEDRENEGDLIFAAEMATPELVAFMVRYTSGYLCVPLAGEDCDRLGLPPMYSMNQDKHGTAYTVTVDAREGIGTGISAADRATTMRLLAAPESSAVDFTRPGHVVPLRAKEGGVLRRPGHTEAAVDLSRLAGLAPAGVICEIVSQKDEGSMAQTDELRVFADDHDLALISIADLIAWRRRHEKHVVRVAEARIPTRHGDFRAVGYSSIYDDVEHVALVRGDITGPDGLGHDVLVRVHSECLTGDVFGSLRCDCGPQLDAAMEMVAAEGRGIVLYMRGHEGRGIGLLHKLQAYQLQDSGSDTVDANLQLGLPADSRDYGLGAQILVDLGVSSMRLLTNNPAKRVGLDGYGLQVVDRVAMPVRANAENLRYLRTKRDRMGHDLVGLDEWVETDGEAGPA, encoded by the coding sequence ATGACGAGCGGTATGACGGTAGGCGGTGGCGCAGTGACTGGTGGCGAAGTGACCGATTCGGCCGAACACGTGGCACATCAGGGTGTTCGGTTCGACTCGGTCGAACGGGCGATCGCCGACATCGCGGCCGGCAAGGCCGTCGTGGTCGTCGACGACGAGGACCGAGAGAACGAGGGCGATCTGATCTTCGCCGCCGAGATGGCGACTCCCGAACTCGTCGCGTTCATGGTCCGCTACACGTCCGGCTACCTGTGTGTCCCGCTTGCCGGTGAGGACTGCGATCGTCTCGGCCTGCCCCCGATGTACTCGATGAACCAGGACAAGCACGGGACCGCTTACACGGTGACCGTCGATGCCCGCGAGGGCATCGGCACCGGTATCAGCGCAGCGGACCGGGCCACCACGATGCGGTTGCTGGCGGCGCCGGAGAGCAGCGCGGTCGACTTCACCAGGCCCGGGCACGTCGTGCCGTTGCGCGCCAAGGAGGGCGGGGTGCTCCGACGTCCCGGTCACACCGAGGCCGCCGTCGACCTGTCCCGACTGGCCGGACTCGCGCCGGCCGGCGTCATCTGCGAGATCGTCAGCCAGAAGGACGAGGGCTCGATGGCGCAGACCGACGAGTTGCGCGTGTTCGCCGACGATCACGACCTCGCGCTCATCTCGATCGCCGATCTCATCGCCTGGCGACGCCGGCACGAGAAGCACGTCGTCCGGGTTGCCGAGGCCCGGATCCCCACCCGACACGGTGACTTCCGGGCCGTCGGGTACTCGAGCATCTACGACGACGTCGAACACGTCGCGCTGGTCCGGGGCGACATCACCGGACCCGACGGTCTCGGCCACGACGTCTTGGTCCGGGTGCACTCGGAATGTCTCACCGGTGACGTGTTCGGGTCGCTGCGATGCGATTGCGGCCCGCAGCTCGACGCCGCGATGGAGATGGTTGCGGCCGAAGGGCGCGGGATCGTGCTCTACATGCGTGGACACGAGGGACGCGGCATCGGTCTGCTGCACAAACTGCAGGCATATCAGCTGCAGGATTCGGGCTCCGACACCGTGGACGCCAACCTGCAGCTCGGGTTGCCTGCCGACTCGCGCGACTACGGACTCGGGGCGCAGATCCTCGTCGATCTCGGGGTGAGTTCGATGCGGCTGCTCACCAACAACCCCGCCAAGCGCGTGGGGCTCGACGGTTACGGACTGCAGGTCGTCGACCGGGTGGCGATGCCGGTGCGGGCCAACGCCGAGAACCTCCGATACCTGCGCACCAAGCGGGACCGGATGGGCCACGACCTCGTCGGCCTCGACGAGTGGGTGGAGACCGACGGCGAGGCAGGTCCGGCGTGA
- a CDS encoding riboflavin synthase — protein sequence MFTGIVEELGTIVRRDDLSDAARLTVRGPLVTSDAKFGDSIAVNGVCLTVVEQSPDEFTVDVMAETLNRSSLAALGAGSPVNLERAMAAGGRFGGHIVQGHVDGVGEIVSVTPSEHWTIVRIAVPDELSRYIVEKGSITVDGVSLTVAALGDATSGGTWFEISLIPTTLQETNLGSITAGNPVNLEVDVIAKYVERLHPALRERAHPQVATTGDDGRHDTSEVE from the coding sequence GTGTTTACCGGGATCGTCGAGGAACTCGGCACCATCGTCCGTCGCGACGATCTGTCCGACGCCGCCCGCCTGACCGTCCGTGGACCCCTGGTCACCAGCGATGCCAAGTTCGGCGACTCCATCGCCGTCAACGGCGTGTGCCTGACGGTCGTGGAGCAGAGTCCCGACGAGTTCACCGTCGACGTGATGGCCGAGACCCTGAACCGCAGCTCGCTGGCCGCGCTCGGCGCCGGCAGCCCGGTCAACCTCGAACGCGCCATGGCCGCGGGCGGTCGCTTCGGCGGTCACATCGTGCAGGGCCACGTGGATGGTGTCGGTGAGATCGTCTCGGTGACGCCGTCCGAGCACTGGACCATCGTGCGTATCGCGGTCCCCGACGAACTGAGCCGCTACATCGTGGAAAAGGGATCGATCACCGTCGACGGGGTCTCCTTGACCGTCGCGGCACTCGGTGACGCCACCTCCGGCGGCACGTGGTTCGAGATCTCCCTCATCCCGACGACGCTGCAGGAGACGAATCTGGGATCCATCACCGCGGGCAACCCGGTGAATCTCGAGGTCGACGTGATCGCCAAGTACGTCGAGCGCCTTCATCCCGCCCTGCGGGAGCGTGCCCACCCACAGGTGGCCACCACGGGCGACGATGGCAGACACGACACGTCAGAAGTGGAGTGA
- a CDS encoding PH domain-containing protein: MPRIAVAAAAVVLAIHITFAALLTISDTGVHVGGADQFGLALIGLVEAAAILLFTQPRLRVGPAGVGVRNLVGERVFEWDRVYGLTYPDKGLAARLLLPADEHVPVLAVQAWDSDRAVAAMTGFRELEERYRPSR; encoded by the coding sequence ATGCCGCGCATCGCGGTGGCGGCGGCGGCGGTGGTACTCGCGATCCACATCACGTTCGCGGCGCTGCTGACGATCTCGGACACCGGCGTGCATGTCGGCGGCGCCGATCAGTTCGGGCTGGCCCTGATCGGTCTGGTCGAGGCCGCCGCGATCCTGTTGTTCACCCAACCGCGTCTACGCGTCGGACCGGCCGGGGTGGGGGTTCGCAACCTGGTCGGCGAGCGGGTGTTCGAGTGGGACCGGGTGTACGGCCTGACCTACCCCGACAAGGGCCTCGCCGCGCGGCTGCTGCTGCCCGCCGACGAGCACGTCCCTGTCCTCGCGGTGCAGGCCTGGGACTCCGACAGGGCGGTGGCCGCGATGACCGGGTTCCGTGAGCTCGAGGAACGCTACCGGCCGTCGCGCTAG
- the fmt gene encoding methionyl-tRNA formyltransferase produces MRVVFAGTPEVAVSSLQLLLDSARHEVVGVVSRPDAASGRGRSLVRSPVAALADEHQIDVITPRRLTDPGVLDRLRSWRPDCGAVVAYGGLVPPGLLDLPTHGWVNLHFSVLPAWRGAAPVQHAIAGGDEITGATTFRLEEGLDTGPVYGVITETITATDTSGDLLGRLSESGAHLLLSTLDGIESGELTPVAQSGAGVSHAPKVDVDDARIRWELPAHIVDRRIRAHTPAPGAWTTLDDARIKVGPVTPVTDAVDEDGVNPAPGELRVAKRTVDVGTATGPVRLSWVQPPGKKAMPAADWARGARLTDGMVVR; encoded by the coding sequence ATGAGGGTCGTATTCGCGGGAACACCCGAGGTGGCGGTGTCGTCGCTCCAATTGCTCCTCGACTCCGCCCGGCATGAGGTCGTCGGCGTCGTGTCGCGCCCCGACGCCGCGTCGGGGCGGGGGCGCTCGCTGGTGCGTTCGCCGGTCGCCGCGCTCGCCGACGAGCATCAGATCGACGTGATCACCCCGCGGCGCCTCACCGACCCGGGCGTCCTCGATCGTCTGCGATCGTGGCGCCCGGACTGCGGCGCCGTCGTCGCATACGGCGGGCTGGTCCCACCCGGGCTGCTGGATCTGCCGACGCACGGCTGGGTCAACCTGCACTTCTCGGTGCTGCCCGCCTGGCGCGGCGCGGCGCCCGTCCAGCATGCGATCGCCGGCGGCGACGAGATCACCGGGGCGACGACGTTCCGCCTCGAGGAAGGTCTCGACACCGGACCCGTCTACGGCGTGATCACCGAGACGATCACCGCAACCGACACCAGCGGTGACCTGCTCGGACGGCTGTCGGAGTCCGGTGCGCATCTCCTGCTGTCCACGCTCGACGGCATCGAATCGGGCGAGCTGACCCCGGTCGCCCAGTCCGGGGCCGGAGTCAGTCACGCACCCAAGGTCGACGTGGACGATGCCCGGATCCGATGGGAACTCCCCGCCCACATCGTCGACCGCCGGATTCGGGCCCACACCCCGGCGCCCGGGGCCTGGACCACACTCGACGACGCACGGATCAAGGTCGGTCCGGTCACCCCGGTCACCGACGCCGTCGACGAGGACGGCGTCAATCCGGCACCGGGGGAGCTGCGCGTGGCCAAACGGACAGTCGACGTCGGGACCGCGACCGGGCCGGTACGCCTGTCGTGGGTCCAGCCGCCCGGGAAGAAGGCGATGCCGGCCGCGGACTGGGCGCGTGGTGCACGACTGACCGATGGGATGGTGGTCCGGTGA
- a CDS encoding RsmB/NOP family class I SAM-dependent RNA methyltransferase, producing the protein MKRSPETRDKAVDPARAAARDTLRAVRERDAYANLVLPKMLRERRITGRDAALATELTYGTARAQGLLDAVIVAAANRPVDEIDGAVLDVLRLGAYQLLRTRIGAHAAVSTSVDLIRSEMGMGPAGFVNAVLRKISQRDEDLWVDQLAPSIADDLVGNLAFRYAHPRWIADVFADALGGSAGQLQAALAADDERPPVHLVARPGMITAEELALASGGDVGRYSPYCVYLPGGDPGDLDAVRDGWAGVQDEGSQLVGRAVTVADVTDDSGRWLDMCAGPGGKAALVAAIADIDGARLDAVEVSDHRADLIRKVVADLPVDVHVADARASGLAPGYDRILLDAPCSGLGSLRRRPEARWRRTPADVAELVVLQRELLTEALRLLRPGGVVVYSTCSPHPAETTEVIADVLGQHPEVEQIDARQLVPADHLGDGPHVQLWPHIHGTDAMFLAALRR; encoded by the coding sequence GTGAAACGCTCTCCGGAGACCCGGGACAAAGCCGTCGACCCGGCCCGGGCGGCCGCCCGCGACACCCTGCGCGCCGTTCGTGAGCGCGACGCCTACGCGAATCTCGTCCTGCCGAAGATGTTGCGGGAGAGACGGATCACCGGTCGTGACGCGGCCCTTGCGACCGAACTCACCTACGGCACCGCTCGAGCGCAGGGTCTGCTCGACGCGGTCATCGTGGCGGCGGCCAACCGGCCCGTCGACGAGATCGACGGCGCCGTCCTCGACGTCCTGCGCCTGGGGGCCTACCAGTTGCTGCGCACCCGCATCGGCGCCCACGCCGCGGTGTCCACCTCCGTCGACCTCATCCGTTCGGAGATGGGGATGGGACCCGCCGGATTCGTGAATGCCGTGCTGCGCAAGATCTCCCAGCGCGACGAGGATCTGTGGGTCGACCAGTTGGCACCGTCGATAGCCGACGACCTGGTGGGGAACCTCGCGTTCCGCTATGCCCATCCGCGCTGGATCGCCGACGTCTTCGCCGATGCGCTCGGCGGCTCGGCGGGGCAGCTGCAGGCTGCTCTCGCCGCCGACGACGAGCGACCGCCCGTCCATCTGGTCGCGCGTCCCGGCATGATCACCGCCGAGGAACTCGCCCTCGCCAGCGGTGGTGACGTCGGCCGGTATTCGCCGTACTGCGTCTACCTGCCGGGGGGTGACCCGGGTGATCTCGACGCGGTCCGCGACGGCTGGGCCGGGGTGCAGGACGAGGGCAGCCAGCTCGTCGGGCGCGCCGTCACCGTCGCCGACGTCACCGACGATTCCGGACGCTGGCTGGACATGTGCGCGGGCCCGGGTGGGAAGGCGGCGCTGGTGGCCGCCATCGCCGACATCGACGGCGCCCGCCTCGACGCCGTCGAGGTGTCCGATCATCGGGCCGACCTGATCCGCAAGGTCGTGGCCGACCTGCCGGTGGATGTCCACGTGGCCGACGCCCGTGCGAGCGGTCTGGCACCGGGATACGACCGAATCCTGTTGGACGCGCCGTGCAGTGGTCTCGGATCGCTTCGGCGGCGACCCGAGGCCCGCTGGCGTCGCACACCGGCGGACGTCGCCGAGCTCGTCGTGCTGCAACGCGAACTGCTCACCGAAGCCCTGCGTCTGCTGCGCCCGGGCGGCGTGGTGGTCTATTCGACGTGCTCACCCCACCCGGCCGAGACCACCGAGGTGATCGCGGACGTTCTCGGGCAGCACCCGGAGGTCGAGCAGATCGACGCCCGGCAGCTGGTGCCGGCCGATCACCTCGGCGACGGTCCTCATGTGCAACTGTGGCCGCACATCCACGGCACCGACGCGATGTTCCTGGCGGCGCTTCGACGCTGA
- a CDS encoding primosomal protein N' translates to MLGLAHLDRAFDYQIDADQDEAAIPGVRVRVRFSGRLVDGFLLDRVDESDHPGKLGWLERVVSPEPVLGPELAALCRAVADRYAGTMSDVVRLAIPPRHARTEKEEIAERESPRPSAPDTAAWESAYPAAESFLASMISGQPRAVWQATAGEDWPARLAELAAAAAAAGRGTIVVVPDQRDLDRLEAACTPLLGDRCVTLAAGLGPTARYRRWLSVRRGAADVVLGTRSAIFAPVHDLGLVVVWDDGDDSLNEPRAPYPHPREVAVLRSHQQRCALVIGGFARSTEAQSLVTAGWAHDLVADRATVRTRTARVLALSAEDRRIAGDPLARSARIPGVAFEAARAAVAAGAPVLFSVPRRGYIPSLACARCRAHARCRTCHGPLQLDDHGALSCRWCGRPERGFRCAECGGTEVRALTTGARRTAEELGRAFPGVPITTSGGASVVDEIETGARIVVATPGAEPIAADGYGAAVVLDTWAQLDRADLRAGEEAVRRWMAVGSLVRPHASGGALVIVADAGLGPVQALIRWDPVGFAEQELDQRAQLGFPPAVTMASIDGAPATVSAFVDAVELPDGGERLGPVPLPPGVRPPAGSGDDIGDDAERVLLRVDRRAGRRLAAALVAAQITRNTRHETGPIRVQVDPPTIG, encoded by the coding sequence ATGTTGGGGCTCGCACATCTCGATCGGGCGTTCGACTACCAGATCGACGCCGACCAGGATGAGGCGGCGATCCCGGGAGTCCGTGTCCGGGTGCGCTTCTCGGGTCGCCTCGTCGACGGGTTCCTCCTCGACCGGGTGGACGAGAGCGATCATCCGGGGAAGTTGGGCTGGCTCGAACGGGTCGTCTCGCCGGAACCGGTCCTCGGTCCCGAACTGGCGGCGTTGTGCCGCGCGGTCGCCGATCGATATGCCGGCACCATGTCGGATGTCGTCCGACTCGCGATTCCGCCCCGACACGCCCGGACCGAGAAAGAGGAGATCGCCGAACGCGAGTCCCCACGCCCGAGCGCACCCGACACCGCGGCCTGGGAGTCGGCCTACCCGGCCGCGGAATCCTTTCTCGCGTCGATGATCTCGGGGCAACCGCGCGCCGTCTGGCAGGCCACCGCGGGGGAGGACTGGCCGGCCCGTCTCGCGGAACTGGCGGCCGCCGCGGCGGCGGCGGGCCGCGGCACGATCGTGGTGGTACCCGACCAGCGCGACCTCGACCGGCTCGAGGCCGCATGCACACCGCTGCTCGGCGACCGATGCGTCACGCTGGCCGCCGGGCTCGGTCCGACGGCCAGGTACCGACGTTGGCTGTCGGTCCGACGTGGTGCCGCCGATGTGGTGCTGGGGACGCGCAGCGCCATCTTCGCCCCGGTCCACGACCTCGGCTTGGTCGTCGTCTGGGACGACGGCGACGACAGCCTGAACGAACCGCGCGCGCCGTACCCCCACCCACGGGAGGTGGCGGTGCTGCGATCACACCAACAACGATGCGCCCTCGTCATCGGCGGGTTCGCGCGCAGCACCGAGGCGCAATCACTGGTCACCGCCGGCTGGGCACACGACCTGGTCGCGGATCGCGCCACCGTCCGGACCCGGACCGCCCGGGTGCTCGCGCTGAGCGCCGAGGATCGCCGGATCGCAGGAGATCCGCTGGCACGGTCCGCACGCATTCCGGGTGTTGCGTTCGAAGCGGCGCGAGCCGCCGTCGCCGCCGGGGCGCCGGTGCTGTTCAGCGTGCCGCGACGCGGCTACATCCCGTCGCTGGCCTGCGCACGGTGCCGGGCGCATGCGCGCTGTCGGACATGTCACGGGCCACTCCAACTCGACGACCACGGTGCTCTCTCGTGTCGGTGGTGTGGTCGACCCGAGCGCGGATTCCGGTGCGCGGAGTGTGGCGGCACCGAGGTCCGCGCCCTGACCACCGGCGCTCGGCGAACCGCCGAGGAGCTCGGCCGGGCCTTCCCTGGGGTGCCCATCACCACCTCCGGTGGCGCGTCGGTCGTCGACGAGATCGAGACGGGTGCCCGGATCGTCGTGGCCACCCCGGGGGCCGAACCGATCGCCGCCGACGGCTACGGCGCGGCGGTCGTCCTCGACACCTGGGCGCAACTGGACCGCGCTGATCTACGGGCGGGGGAGGAGGCCGTCCGGCGGTGGATGGCGGTCGGATCGTTGGTCCGTCCGCACGCCTCCGGTGGCGCCCTGGTCATCGTCGCGGACGCCGGACTGGGACCGGTGCAGGCGCTGATCCGTTGGGACCCAGTCGGTTTCGCCGAACAGGAGCTCGATCAGCGGGCCCAGCTGGGCTTTCCGCCTGCGGTGACGATGGCGTCGATCGACGGCGCGCCGGCCACGGTGTCGGCGTTCGTGGATGCGGTGGAACTCCCCGACGGCGGGGAGAGGCTCGGCCCGGTGCCGTTGCCGCCCGGGGTCCGGCCGCCGGCCGGGTCGGGCGACGACATCGGTGACGACGCCGAACGCGTCCTGCTCCGCGTCGACCGACGCGCAGGGCGGAGGCTGGCCGCGGCGCTGGTCGCCGCGCAGATCACGCGCAACACGCGCCACGAGACCGGGCCGATCCGTGTGCAGGTCGATCCCCCTACGATCGGATGA
- the ribH gene encoding 6,7-dimethyl-8-ribityllumazine synthase: MSGHGEPTLDLADASALSLAIVSSQWHDTICSALLDGAVRAARANGVDDPTIVHVAGAIELPVIVQALARNHDAVVALGVVIKGETPHFEYVCDAVTAGLTRVSLDESTPVGNGVLTTLTEEQALARAGLPDSKEDKGAQATTAALASALTLRALSRGELR, from the coding sequence GTGAGCGGTCACGGCGAACCGACCCTCGACCTCGCGGACGCGAGCGCCCTGAGCCTGGCGATCGTGTCGTCGCAGTGGCACGACACCATCTGTAGCGCGCTGCTCGACGGCGCGGTCCGCGCGGCGCGCGCCAACGGCGTCGACGATCCCACGATCGTGCATGTGGCCGGTGCCATCGAGCTCCCGGTGATCGTGCAGGCGCTGGCCCGCAACCACGACGCCGTGGTGGCGCTCGGTGTGGTCATCAAGGGTGAGACGCCGCACTTCGAATACGTCTGCGACGCGGTGACCGCCGGCCTGACCCGTGTCTCGCTCGACGAGTCGACTCCGGTGGGCAACGGTGTGCTCACCACCCTCACCGAGGAGCAGGCGCTGGCCCGGGCCGGACTGCCGGACTCCAAGGAGGACAAGGGCGCCCAGGCCACCACGGCCGCGCTGGCGTCGGCGCTGACCCTGCGGGCGCTGTCCCGGGGCGAACTCCGGTGA
- the ribD gene encoding bifunctional diaminohydroxyphosphoribosylaminopyrimidine deaminase/5-amino-6-(5-phosphoribosylamino)uracil reductase RibD, with protein MAAGGGTVDVAGAMRLAIEESRSAQGSSSPNPPVGAVIVAPDGSILGRGFTQPPGGPHAEVMALRAAGEATAGAIAVVTLEPCDHTGRTGPCTRALIEAGVAEVHYALDDPNPAAAGGAQTLRAAGVTVVGGVGAAEAEAGPLRPWLFRQRHGRPLVTAKIASGVDGRIAAPDGTSQWITGEAARARAHRQRAVLDAIVVGTGTVVRDDPALTARELNGELRSHQPTRVVMGLRDVPSGAQVTDGRAPLRHVRSHDPAAVLAELEDALWVLVEGGPSIIGAFLAAGLVDELEVYLAPVVLGAGAASVDIPGITTLADAQRFSITAVETLGDDVMLRLRR; from the coding sequence ATGGCCGCGGGCGGCGGGACCGTCGACGTTGCCGGCGCCATGCGGCTGGCGATCGAGGAATCCCGGTCGGCGCAGGGGAGCAGCTCGCCGAACCCACCCGTCGGTGCGGTGATCGTGGCGCCCGACGGCTCGATCCTCGGTCGCGGGTTCACCCAGCCGCCGGGTGGCCCGCACGCCGAGGTCATGGCGTTGCGCGCCGCGGGCGAGGCCACCGCCGGTGCCATCGCGGTTGTCACGCTCGAGCCATGCGATCACACCGGGCGAACCGGACCCTGTACGAGGGCGCTGATCGAGGCGGGCGTCGCCGAGGTCCACTACGCTCTCGACGACCCGAATCCCGCCGCCGCGGGCGGCGCGCAGACGTTGCGCGCGGCCGGGGTCACCGTCGTCGGGGGTGTCGGGGCGGCCGAGGCCGAGGCCGGTCCGCTGCGTCCCTGGCTCTTCCGGCAGCGTCACGGCCGGCCACTGGTGACCGCGAAGATCGCCTCCGGGGTGGACGGGCGCATCGCGGCGCCCGACGGCACGAGTCAGTGGATCACCGGGGAGGCGGCGCGGGCCCGTGCGCACCGGCAGCGGGCGGTCCTCGATGCGATCGTCGTGGGCACCGGGACCGTCGTCCGCGACGATCCGGCCCTCACCGCTCGGGAACTCAACGGCGAGTTACGGTCTCATCAACCGACCAGGGTCGTGATGGGTTTGCGCGACGTCCCGTCCGGCGCGCAGGTCACCGACGGCCGGGCGCCGTTGCGGCACGTGCGTTCCCATGACCCGGCCGCCGTCCTCGCGGAACTCGAGGACGCGTTGTGGGTGTTGGTCGAGGGAGGACCGTCGATCATCGGCGCATTCCTGGCCGCGGGGCTCGTCGACGAACTCGAGGTCTACCTGGCGCCCGTCGTCCTGGGCGCGGGTGCCGCCTCGGTGGACATCCCCGGGATCACCACGCTGGCCGACGCGCAACGATTCTCGATCACCGCGGTCGAAACCCTCGGCGACGACGTCATGCTGCGTTTGCGCCGATGA